Genomic window (Nymphaea colorata isolate Beijing-Zhang1983 chromosome 1, ASM883128v2, whole genome shotgun sequence):
ttcctcttctttcatgCGTTCTCCTTGCGGGGACTCTTGACTGATAATCTGCTTATGAGAGATCGATCATTGCCTAGCTCTAAGAATATAGTCTGCTGAAATTTGTAATAAGTTTCTCTTATAATAATTCTCGCACTATAAAGTCTCAACTGCAACCGTGTCTCTATAACCACTTTaattgcaaaacaaatttttgcTCAAGCAGACATGTAAAACACCAGCGTACTacgagacagagagagatctgaacgagagagagagaggactgaGTATTAATTCGGATTAGAGCGGCACAAAAAAGAGGGGAAGGGTCTGTTCAAAGGGTCCGAGGAGGTCAGGGAAGAAGGTCAATCCCCGCTGCTTTGCCTGCcaggaagaaaaggaacatgAGCGCTGTGTAGGCTACAGCCAAGGATGAGGTGAACGCGACGGCGTTTGCGGTGGCTTGAGGTAAGCGGTGGCCGAACAACAGAAGCGccaggcagaggaagaaggcgaGCTGGATCGGCACCATCAGCAGAAGGTAGGAAAGCAACGCCACCAAGACGGAGGAAGGATCTTGGTCGCCCGTCCCACAGAGCATGTCTAACACAGCAACACCAAGGACGAAGTCCACGAGAAGAAGCGATTCTGCTAATTCCTTCCACCCCATGGTTGCGTCCCGATTCGGCATGGAGATTTCGACTTTTTCCTTGTTGGGTAGGCAGAAGGCCTTCGCCGGTGAAGTTGGTTCTGCGACTGGAAGGGGATTCTCTCCTACAACACCACAGCAACAGAGTTTAGTTAGAAGAAATAATGGAGAAAACAGACATGGAAGAAGTACCTGAATCTCAGGCAGAAGAATTGAGATGATAAAGAATAGAATGTTCACCTTAACGGTCCGGCAAACGCcaatacaaagaagaagaagaagaagatgacgaaGCAGAGAGCGATGAAGTCTTGTGCAGGTTTTAAAGGCAGAGAAAGGGCCCCAGCAGAGGGGATCATGGACTTTTGAGCAGTGGGTAGTAATCTGCTCACttatccaaaaacacgcaagaTTTTGGTAGTAGGATAGGTTTGCCTAATTATATCAAGGGCAAAATTGGTATGTGCACATATTTGCTCAAATTTACATCTATTGGGAGAGCAGTGATGACAATGCTGACGTGGACAATTAACATACTACCACATTTAACAAgcaaagtaaataaataaatattggatttttttaattcaattggTTAGAAGACATCCAATGAATTGTCCAAGTTTGAATTTAGCTGAATCGGATGTAAGTCAGCACAAAATTACTAATACATTTTTTCTGGTAAatgtacaaaaataataaaaatataattggaaatgaaaacaaagacatTACCATAAAGAACTGTTTTTCATCTTCCGAGTAAGTACGCAATATTGAACGCCTTTGCTTTCATTTCTAGaaacctccacatggcatagaacaaaaaaatctaagaaaagacgtgctttaaaaaaaaacaattttaagaaattaaaaaataaaaaaaaggaatttagaaaacataaacttttaaaatgtttggaTATTTtactcaatttaaaaaaataaaggaaataataaatatattgaGATGGGGTACGTTTTCGGACTTGATAGCTAGAAATGTACGATGATCACAACGTCTTATTAGTCTTCCAGAAGATAAAGAAAGTGGAAGCTGTCGAACCTTTTATTGCCACATGGATATAAATCCAAGACCCGGCCTGACTTTTCTCAACTTTCCAATCTCTCCGGCGCAGATGTAGACTCAAGTTTCCAAAATTAGTGCACAGCTCTAACTCAAAGTCTCCGGCAAGATAGggtttaatattttaaaaaaaaaattaacctgACTaagagaaaacaggaaaaaaaaaaagtatttaaaaaaacataccGAGCCAACCCGACCAACAGCTTAGCACGGGCACGGTATGCCTGCATATGATTGAAGATGGAAAAAATGTGTGAGTTCCACTCAGCATGAACTTAGTTTCTTTGTTTGACTTTGTTAACCAGTGAATCTCCACATCTTTTAATCGACTTTCTTGGTCGCTAAGCTGGAAAAGTTTGGTATGATTCATACCGATCTGTTAATTAATCGTCTAAAGACGCCAACGAGATCCGTATGGTCTGTTTCAAAACGACATGTTATACATATACCACTTTTCTCAGTCCCTCTTgtcttcatttttatcatttcacTAAGAACATATGATATGATTGTATATAAGGATGTCGATAGATTTGATGATCGGATATTCAACTGAACTGTTTAGTAAATTTAATACAGATATTACTTATCTTGTGTGTCAGGTGTTTGATTATTTATTGGGCCGACAGCCAATATAGGtcgttttatatatatatatatatatatatatataagttgtttcataaatctacttgAATGATGTATTATTTGGTTTGCTAAAGGCCGGCAACATCTACAAAACGTCGGCACCTACAAATAAGGCTGCGCACTTTTTGGGCAGACATGCTAAAAGAGTTGCAAGTGGACACCCTGCCCCTTCGTGTTTGAACAATGTCCGGCAACAAACTAGCTAGCCTGAATGAACCCAATAATATATACGTAGCAAGTGATGGCGCATGAAGGATGACCTCATCTCAAATGTCTCTGAAGCGGCAACGTGGTGACGCGTGAGTTGGCCTCATATGTGTCTTCACTCGAATGACGTTGGGATCAACGTCAGAGCGCGACAGAATGGGCTCAAGTACAGCGACCACTAGCCAACCGACCATGGAGAGTAAGtacaaaagtgttgactgcccacaatacccctccacgttttttttctccctgcctctcaaccttttgactattgagggtattattataaattgtattgtttcctttccattccattcacttttatccaaacaatcttttataatcacctctttccattcccttcccttcccttccctttctcttccatttccttccctttccattcctttcccttcctttccattccttttcctccctttccctccaaccaaacagggcgttagCGGCAACCTTTTTCTATGCTCATAAACCAGTTCTAGATTGATTTACGCCAATAAAAGTCCGTGTACGCATGTTGTTATTGGCCAGGTGACGCATTAAATTTGTAATGAAGCAGATAGTAAGTCGCAGGCTTTGAAACGCTTCTAAAATgcataatatttaaaaatataaaggTGAAGTGTTTCATATTGAACGAGAATTTCAATGAATATCTAAAGTCCACTATTCACTATTCAGACTCAGTTTTGATCCATCATGTAACAATCATATGCCGATTTCGCTCTTTCATAGAACAACGCTGCtttttttaacaattatttTACGAATCCATGGTTGGTTGGCTAATGGTTGATGTACACAAAAATAGATGGCCAATGTTGCAGCGTTACCTTTGAATGTAGGGGTACCCCTCCTCTCTTGCATACCTTATAGCGTGACCTTTAAATGGAAGCTGGTGTGGAACTAAATTTTGTATATCAATAATTTATGCTTTCAACATTCAAATTAAGATGGAGAAGAAAAGGATCCATCGTCAGACATGCTTGAAAAACGATTCAAACACTGAAGCTGAACGTGTGGATGTCATCGTTCAAATGGACGCGCTTTTGTTTTGAGCAATGCCTACTTAACTGGTTTTCCATGTCTCGTATGGCCGCACTCATCGTTAGTTATGTCTTGCAGTGTTAACTTTTTATTAGCTAAGTTTCAACATTCCCTTTCTTTCTGTGGTCTACttcattatttatataatgAGGATTTCTACAGTAGCATCAAGAAATAATAGCATAAATTATTTGTCTCTGGGATGCTTCCACCATTAAAGTGGATACAATCTTCACTTATCAAGTCATGGCAATGGTCGtggacatgaaattaaattacTGATTATGAATCAGGTATTCACAAAACAAACGAGAGACGAATTTGGGACGTATATATGGAAGCAGATCCAGAAGCATCTAGAGGATAACCACCCTCACTGTCGATCTTTTTGAATGACATTCTCTATTGTTTTATCACGTTATCTACTCTTTGATTACCTGGGTGACATAATCAGTTGTTTGATGAGCTGATTGACATAGACCATTTAAGAGAAACAAATGTTCCATCACTCCAGCGACATTATCCAATTCCGTAAGACATTAGCCACTGTTTGATTACTGTAGCGCAGGGGCAGAACCAAGAAGCTCTAGCTACCTATaagtttttagattttaaaaaaaaaaaattgctgaaaaatatcaatataaaaaaaaaaaaattggcgtCTTTGTAGGCAATTATCCATTTGAGTTCACAACCATGAGAGTTCATATTCATGGAGACA
Coding sequences:
- the LOC126409304 gene encoding uncharacterized protein LOC126409304, whose amino-acid sequence is MIPSAGALSLPLKPAQDFIALCFVIFFFFFFVLAFAGPLRRESPSSRRTNFTGEGLLPTQQGKSRNLHAESGRNHGVEGISRIASSRGLRPWCCCVRHALWDGRPRSFLRLGGVAFLPSADGADPARLLPLPGASVVRPPLTSSHRKRRRVHLILGCSLHSAHVPFLPGRQSSGD